The Streptomyces sp. NBC_00576 genome contains the following window.
CGGCGCCGGTCGTGGAGTCGTCCCAGGGAGCGCCCGGGCAGGCGGTCATCAGCAGGTGACCGTCCCCGACGGTCACGACACTGGGCGTCGGTACCTCGACCGTGTCGGCGGCTCGATAGAACTCCGCCTCGGAGACGAGCAGTTGGGACTCGTGGCGCAGCCCCGGCACCGTCTCCGGCGGCGGGATCTTCAGGACGTAGCGGCTGCCGTCGACCAGCCGGAGCTCCTCTACGGTGTTGTACGTCCCGCCGGTGAGCGGACGGCAGTCCGCGAGACGGTCCGGGGGCAGCCCCGCCGCTGCGAGGACCTGTCTGGCCTGCTCCCACGAATCCGTCACCGTCCACGCCTCACCTGTCTCAACAGCCGCGCCCTGCGTACGGCACCGGAACAGGGTACGGAACGTGCCGTACGCGTTCGGCGGGGCATGGCCCCGGACCTGGCGCTGCCGGGCAGGGAACTAGGCGCAACGGGCGGTCCCCGCGCCCTCGGGGGCGCCGAACCGGGCGAGGCAGTGCCACACCAGCTTCAGGTCCTGGAGTTCATGACGGCCGGTGCGGGCCGCGTCGCCGATGATCCGTGGGTCGAGCCGGCCGTCCTCGGAGATCCGGGCGCCGAGTTCGACGGTCTCGGGCCCCCGGTAGTCGGCGTGGCGGCGCAACTCCCGTACGGAGAGCCGGTATCCGGGGTGCCATTCGAGCGGTACGGGCAGGGCGCGGGCCGCCTCCTCCACGGGGGTGCCGCGATAGCTCGCGTCGAGGACCAGCGCCTCGACGTCCCGGGCGAGGGCGACGGGGCCGTGCACCTGGGCCTCGATGTAGTCGTTGAGCGCGTCCTGTGTGTCCGCCTCGGCGAGGGCGACGAGGGACATGCCGGTGGCGACTCCGAAGTGGTCGGGTTCGGCCGCGCTGTCCGGGTAGCAGAAGGTGGCCCGGGCGAGGGCGGCGCCGCTCAGCCGGAAGTGCGAGGAGCCGAACCTCGGGGCGGCGCCGACGACTTGGCGACGGAAGTTCAACGCGCCGTACACCGGGCGCTGGTGGGCGGGAGAGCTGTCGTACGCCTCGGCGAACATCCTGCTCTCCCAGCGCCAGCGGTCGCCGCCGGGCCGGGCGGTGAGCCCGCCGTTGCTGGTCCCGGTGACGAACTGCGAGCGGTAGAAGCCGTCCTGCGCCAGCGCCCGCAACAGGGGCAGTTCGCGGACCGTCCGGTCGGGGTGGAAGTTCAGGGTCACCCGAAGGTCCGGGGGCACGGCCGGTCCGGCGGAGAGGGCGGCGACATGGCGGAGGGCCTTCGTGTGCGCGGAATCGGGGTCGTCCACCATGCGCACCAGGAGATCATCCGACGGCCCCAAAGATCCACAACTTTTTGGTCAACAAGGAAACATCCCTGATCACGTGAGGAATACCTCCCTCCGCATCACGCGCACTTCCGGACTTCGATGAGTACGCTCGGTCCGTTTGTGGGAGGGGAGGCGTGCGCGCGCATGCGAGTGGTACCTGGTGAGTGGACGGCGTCCGTCGTCCGGTTTGTTGGAAAGCACCGCGAGCCCGTGGTCGTCCAGACGCTGCGGTCGGCGGCCGCCGCGACGATCGCGTACGTCGTCGCGCTCCGCGTCAGTCCCGAGGCCGCGCCGCTCACCGCTCCGCTGACCGCGCTCCTGGTCGTCCAGGTCACCCTCTACGCCACGATCACCACCGGCATACGCCGGGTGAACTCCGTGATCGCCGGGGTCGTCATCGCGATCGGCTTCAGTGTGCTGGTGGGCCTGACGTGGTGGAGCCTGGGGCTGATCATCCTGGCCTCGCTGGTGGTCGGGCATCTGGTGCGGGTCAGCGAGTTCGTGCCCGAGGTGGCGATCAGCGCGATGCTGGTGCTCGGTGTCACCCGGGTCGGGGACACGGCCTGGGCACGGGTCCTGGAGACCGTGATCGGCGCGGTCGTCGGGCTCGCCTTCAACCTGCTGTTCGCTCCCCCGGTGTGGGTGGACGCGGCCGGTGAGTCCATCGAGGGTCTGGCGCGCCGGGTACGGCAGTTGATGCTGCGCATGGGCGAGGAGGCCGCCGGCCGTACCCCCGTGGACCACGCGACCGCCCGCCTGCACGAGGCCCGTCGACTCGACCACGACATCGTCGAGGTGGACGCGGCCCTGAAGCAGGCCGAGGACAGCCTGCGCCTCAACCCGCGTGTCCGGGAAGGTCTGTTGCACCGGGTGGTGCTGCGCACCGGCCTGGACACGCTGGAGATCTGCACGGTCGTCCTGCGCGTCCTCGCCCGCAGCCTCACCGACCTGGCCAAGGAACGGGACCCCGATCCGCTGTTCGCCCCGGAGACGGGCGCCGCGTTGGAGCGGCTGCTGGCCGAGATCGCCGACGCCGTGGTCAGTTTCGCGGTGCTCGTGACCACCGACGTCAGTGTCAGCGCCGAGTCCGCGGAGACCAGGCTCGCCACCGAACTGCGGGCCGCGACCGCCACCCGCGACAAGCTGGCCGGGCTGCTCCTGGCGGAGATCCAGCAGAACGATCGGATCACAGCGCAGTGGCAGCTGCACGGTGCCGTCCTGACCGAGGTCAACCGCATCCTCGACGAGCTGGACACCGAGCACCGCTCCCGGCGGCTCCTGGAGGAGCTGGACCGCTGCACCCGGGAGGAGCGGGAGCGGATGCCCCGGCTGACCCGGCTGCGTAAGTACGTGAAGCAGGTGCGCGTGCCGGGCCGGAACCGTACGGCGGTGTCACGTCGTTCTACGTGACGAAGTATGTGACGAAGTCACATGAACTGGACGACTGGCACTGACTGGGATTGAGGGGGCTGCGCATGGGTGACTCCGGTGTGCGGATCGACGGGAACACGCTGCGACTGCCAGGGGGTGTGGCCGTACGGTTCATCCGCACCCTCCGCCTGCCGGAGACCGGCACGCATCCGCTGCCGCCGGGGCTCGGCGAGTTCCCGGTCCGCCGGGTGGCCGACTATCCCGACACGGTGCCGGAGGCCTGGCGGGCGCGCGGTGGGGTGCTGTTGCCGGTGTATCTACGCGAGGCGATGTGGCTGAGTTTTGGGGGCACCGCCCAGCCCGCCGCGCTGCAGGTGGGCGTGGGCAAGGTGTGCGCGGTGTCGGGCGAGCCGTGGAGCGACCGGTTGTCGAGGAAGCCGCAGAACTATGTGGTGCTGCCGCGTCAGCCCTGGCTGGACGGCATCAACTCGGGCAAGGGCACGGTCCGCCAGTTCGTGGCGGTGCCGCTCGGGCTGGGCGCGACCGTGGAGGGACAGGTCACGGGCGAGGAGGTGTGGGGCGGCGTACAGCTCCAGTCCTTCCCGCTGACCGACGCGGAACTGGCGAAGTGGCGCGAGGAGGAGCAGCGCCGGGCGGAGCGGGCGCGGGTGGCGGGCGCGTCGACAGGGGGTTACGGAGGGGTCGTACCCATGGCTCCCATGGCGATGGCCGCCCCGTCTGCGCAGCCGGGCGGGGCAGGGGGGCCGCAGCGGTCGGGGGCGGCGATGGGTCTGGGCGTCGGCGGTGCGATGCGCCAGGAGGTGTACAAGGACGACCGTCCGCTCACGGCATGGGCCGAGCGTCCCGCCGGCCGGGTGTTCGTGCACCTCGTGACGCCGCCCGAGTGGCGTCGCATCACCGGCGAGGCTCCGCCCCCGTCACCCGTGGACCGCGCGGCCTACACGCGGGCCGGCCTGCCCTGGTTCGACTACTTCGACCAGGACGCCGAGGATCTCGCCCCGACGGACCCCCTGGCGGCCGTACAGCCGGTCGGCGACTGGCTGGGCGACGACCACGAACCCTGGCAGGCGCCCGGGTCCGGGCAGGTGAAGCCGCTGACGGGGAAGCCGGTGGAGGACGGGGACTGGTAAGCCCTACCCCTGCGTTGCAGCCTGCGCAACGCGCGTTGCTGCTCTTGCATGTGATGGGTGATCCGGGTCAGAGTTGCCGACAACGGCCGATGCGACCGAGACCCGGGGTGCAGGTATGAGCGGTGGTACGGAACCGGCGCGGGGCGCGCGCGGTGGCTGGAGCAGGCGCCGGTTCGTGGGCGCGGCGGCGGGCACCGCCGCGACTGCGTCCGTCCCGGCGAGAGCGATGGCGTCCGTGCCTGCGGAGCCTGCCACCGCACCGGAATCACCCGCGCCCGCAACTCCTCGGCCGGCCGCTCCCCGCCCCCTCTTCCTCGGCACGTACACCTCCGTCGAGGGCGGCGGTACCGGCATCGGCCTCGCCACCTACGACCCGGCCTCGGGCCGTGTCACCGGCGCCGGAGCCCTCACGGGCGTGGGCGACCCGTCCTACCTCGCCGCGCATCCGGACGGCCGGACCCTGTACGCGGTGAACGAGCGCCAGGACGGCGGCGTGACCGCGATCCGGCTCGGCGGCGAGGGCGAACGGCACCGGGTGCTCGGCACGCGCGGGACCGGCGGGGCGGGACCGTGTCATCTGTCCGTGCATCCGAGGGGGCGGTGGCTGCTCAGCGCCAACTACGGCTCCGGCAGCGTGGCGGTGCACCCCATCGACGCCTCGGGCGCACTGGGCGAGCGCACCGACCTGGTCACGCATTCCAGTCCGGCGCCCGGGCCGGGTCAACAGGGCCCGCACGCACACCAGTTCATCACCAGCCCCGACGGGGGCCATGTCCTCGCGGTCGACCTGGGCACGGACACCGTCTACACGTACCGCCTGGACATCGCGCGCGGCACGCTCACCGAGGTCTCGCGCGCGCAGACCCGTCCGGGCGCGGGCCCGCGCCATCTCACCTTCCACCCCGGCGGGCGGTGCGCGTACCTCGCCAACGAGGTCGACAACACGGTCGCGGTCTGCGTCTACTCCCCCGCCACCGGGCGCCTGGACATCGGGGAGGCGCAGTCCACGGGGACGGGTACGGGCACGAGTTATCCGGCCCAGTTCGTGGTGACCGCGGACGGGCGGTACGCGTACCTGGCCAACCGCGGCCACAACAGTCTGACGCGGTACGCCGTGGAGGCGGGCGGTGCCCGCCTCCGGCTCCTCGACACGGTGCCGGTCGCGGGCGACTTCCCGCGCCACATCGCCCTGGCGCCGGGCGGGGACCTGCTGTTCACGGCGAACCAGCGGTCGAGCACGGTCAGCGTCTTTCGCGTCGACCGCGCGAGCGGTGAACTGCGGCTCGCGGGCGAGCCGTTCGCGTCACCCGTCGTCGTCTGCGCGCTGCCGCTGTAGCGCGCGGGGGCAGGAGGCGGCGCTCGCCTGGGTGAGGAGGGTGTGCATGCGCTCGGTGAGCTGGGAGACGGTGTCGGCGGGCCGGTGGAACGCCAGTCGTACGTCACCGTGGGCACGGGCCCGCTCGATACGCAGGGTGAGCCCGTGCCGGTCGACGGCGAGCGGCTGGACCTTGACGGCACCGTGCAGGCTGTCCGGCTCGACCAGGCGGGTGAGGCGCTCGACAGCGTCGCCGTGGCAGTCCGCGAGATGGGTCAGCAGCCCCGCCTCGGCCGTGGCCAGCGGGTCGGGCGCGGCGGCCGCGAACTCGTCGAGGTCGACGACGGTGGCACCGGACGTCTGGCGCAGCACCACACGTGTCGGACGGAACGCCAGCTGCTCGCCCTCGACGGAGAACCAGCCGGCCATCCACAGCCGGGCGCGGATCCGGTTGCGCACGGGGACGGGCGAGACGTCGGCGAACTCCAGCACGGCCGACGGTTCGCCGCGCGGGGCGCAGACGGCGGCGGCGAGCAGTGTGCTCTCCGCCGACACCTCCAGGATCACGCGGCCGTCCTCGCCGACGGTGTGCGCGCCGACGAACTCCTCGCGCCCGCCGTCCGCGGTCACCGCGCAGGACCACGCGGCCGCGAGCACCGAACGCGCGCGTTCCGCCGCGGCGGGCGCGGCCGTCCAGGTCGGACTGTCACCCATCCCAAACCTCCTTAGGTAAGCCTTGCCTAACCTATCGAAGATCCGGGTGTACGCCAACCACCTGCCACGATCCTGTGCGATTCCTGTACCGCAAACCGGCCACGACCTGGCCGCCTTCAGAGTGCGAGGGTGCCGAGCAGCGCCCGCGCGCACAGATCCCGTACCTGCTCGCGGGACAGGTCCGAGCCGCGCAGCCACTCCAGACAGACGGCGGTCGTGAAGGCCAGCCACCCCCGGACGGCGAGCCGCAGTTCGGGCCGCTCCTCGGACAGCCGCCCGAACTCCGGGTCGACCTCGAGCGCTTCGAGGATCTGCCGCTCCTGCGTGGCCAGCGCCCGCTGATAGACCTTCCGTACGGCCTGGTCGCCGGACGCGTCGGCGCGATGGAAAGCGCGATAGCCGTGCGCGTGCTCCTCGACGTAGGCGAGGAACGCGTCGAGGTTCGCGTCCAGTTGCTCGCGGGCGGGAACGCCCGGCACGGCGGCCGTCATTCGCATCATGCGCTCGCTCTCGCGCTCCACGACCGCCGCGAAGAAGTCCCGCTTGGTCGGGAAGTAGTGATAGAGCAGCCCGCGGGAGACTCCGGCGATCTCGGCGACCTGCTCGATCCACACCTCGTCGTACGGGCTCTCCGAGAACAGGCGAGCACCGACCGACAGAAGCTGCTCCCGACGCTCGCCGGTGCTCAACCGCCGACGTGTGCGCTCCCCCTCTTTCGCGGCCATGTCCGCACTTTACTCGACGCTACTTGACGTCGGTTCAACAGCGGGATCAGACTGAAACCGTTATTGAACCCACGTACAACAGGATCAACACGCCACAGGATCAAGGGAGATGGCGTCATGACAGAGACGGCGTCCAGGACCGCTTCGTCCAGGGGATTCCGAAGTGCCGAGCTGGACTGGCCGGAGCTGCACCGGATCCCGCATCCCCCGCACCGGATTCCGCTGCTCGGCGACCTGGTCGGCGTCAGTCCCCGTACGCCCCTCCAGGACTCGATGAGCGTCGGGCAGCGCCTGGGGCCGATCTTCCGGCGCAAGGCGTTCGGCAAGGAGATCGTGTTCGTCTGGGGCGCGGATCTCACCGCCGATCTGGCGGACGAGTCACGCTTCGCCAAGCATGTGGGCCTCGGGGTGGCCAATCTGCGCCCGATCGCCGGGGACGGACTGTTCACGGCGTACAACCACGAGCCCAACTGGCAGCTGGCGCACGACGTTCTCGCCCCCGGATTCAGCCGCGAGGCGATGGCCGGCTACCACCCGATGATGCTGGCCGTGGCCGAGCGACTCACGGACCACTGGGACCGGGAGCTGACGGCGGGCCGTGCGGTGGACGTGCCCGCCGACATGACGAAGCTGACCCTGGAGACGATCGCGCGCACCGGCTTCGGGCACGACTTCGGCTCCTTCGAACGCGCCCGCCCGCACCCCTTCGTGACGGCGATGGTCGGCACCCTGAACCACGCGCAGTATCTGAACGTCGTCCCCGCGCCGCTCGCCCCGCTGCTGCTGCGCCGGGCCACGCGTCGCAACGAGGCGGCCATGGCGTACCTGAACCGCACGGTCGACGAGCTGGTACGGGCCCGCCGGACGTCGGACGGCGAGGGCGGCGGCAGCGGCGATCTGCTCGACCGCATGCTCGACACCGCACACCCGGAGACCGGCGAACGCCTGGCGCCGGAGAACGTGCGCCGGCAGGTCCTCACCTTCCTCATCGCGGGCCACGAGACGACGTCCGGCGCGCTCTCCTTCGCCCTGCACTACCTCTCCCGGCACCCGGAGATCGCCGCCCGCGCCCGCGCCGAGGTGGACCGTGTCTGGGGTGGGACGGCCGTCCCCGGCTACGACCAGGTCGCCAAGCTGCGGTACGTGCGCCGGGTGCTCGACGAGTCGCTGCGGCTGTGGCCGACGGCGCCCGCCTTCTCCCGTGAGGCCCGCAACGACACGGTGCTCGGCGGCGAGCATCCGATGCGCAAGGGAGCCTGGACGCTGGTCCTCGCTCCGCTGCTGCACCGCGACCCGGCGGTCTGGGGCGCCGACGCCGACCGTTTCGACCCGGACCGTTTCGACGCGGCGGCCGTGCGCGCCCGCCCCGCCCACGCGTTCAAACCCTGGGGCACCGGAGCCCGGGCGTGCATCG
Protein-coding sequences here:
- a CDS encoding FUSC family protein, which gives rise to MRVVPGEWTASVVRFVGKHREPVVVQTLRSAAAATIAYVVALRVSPEAAPLTAPLTALLVVQVTLYATITTGIRRVNSVIAGVVIAIGFSVLVGLTWWSLGLIILASLVVGHLVRVSEFVPEVAISAMLVLGVTRVGDTAWARVLETVIGAVVGLAFNLLFAPPVWVDAAGESIEGLARRVRQLMLRMGEEAAGRTPVDHATARLHEARRLDHDIVEVDAALKQAEDSLRLNPRVREGLLHRVVLRTGLDTLEICTVVLRVLARSLTDLAKERDPDPLFAPETGAALERLLAEIADAVVSFAVLVTTDVSVSAESAETRLATELRAATATRDKLAGLLLAEIQQNDRITAQWQLHGAVLTEVNRILDELDTEHRSRRLLEELDRCTREERERMPRLTRLRKYVKQVRVPGRNRTAVSRRST
- a CDS encoding lactonase family protein, giving the protein MSGGTEPARGARGGWSRRRFVGAAAGTAATASVPARAMASVPAEPATAPESPAPATPRPAAPRPLFLGTYTSVEGGGTGIGLATYDPASGRVTGAGALTGVGDPSYLAAHPDGRTLYAVNERQDGGVTAIRLGGEGERHRVLGTRGTGGAGPCHLSVHPRGRWLLSANYGSGSVAVHPIDASGALGERTDLVTHSSPAPGPGQQGPHAHQFITSPDGGHVLAVDLGTDTVYTYRLDIARGTLTEVSRAQTRPGAGPRHLTFHPGGRCAYLANEVDNTVAVCVYSPATGRLDIGEAQSTGTGTGTSYPAQFVVTADGRYAYLANRGHNSLTRYAVEAGGARLRLLDTVPVAGDFPRHIALAPGGDLLFTANQRSSTVSVFRVDRASGELRLAGEPFASPVVVCALPL
- a CDS encoding DUF2470 domain-containing protein, whose protein sequence is MGDSPTWTAAPAAAERARSVLAAAWSCAVTADGGREEFVGAHTVGEDGRVILEVSAESTLLAAAVCAPRGEPSAVLEFADVSPVPVRNRIRARLWMAGWFSVEGEQLAFRPTRVVLRQTSGATVVDLDEFAAAAPDPLATAEAGLLTHLADCHGDAVERLTRLVEPDSLHGAVKVQPLAVDRHGLTLRIERARAHGDVRLAFHRPADTVSQLTERMHTLLTQASAASCPRALQRQRADDDG
- a CDS encoding cytochrome P450, whose translation is MTETASRTASSRGFRSAELDWPELHRIPHPPHRIPLLGDLVGVSPRTPLQDSMSVGQRLGPIFRRKAFGKEIVFVWGADLTADLADESRFAKHVGLGVANLRPIAGDGLFTAYNHEPNWQLAHDVLAPGFSREAMAGYHPMMLAVAERLTDHWDRELTAGRAVDVPADMTKLTLETIARTGFGHDFGSFERARPHPFVTAMVGTLNHAQYLNVVPAPLAPLLLRRATRRNEAAMAYLNRTVDELVRARRTSDGEGGGSGDLLDRMLDTAHPETGERLAPENVRRQVLTFLIAGHETTSGALSFALHYLSRHPEIAARARAEVDRVWGGTAVPGYDQVAKLRYVRRVLDESLRLWPTAPAFSREARNDTVLGGEHPMRKGAWTLVLAPLLHRDPAVWGADADRFDPDRFDAAAVRARPAHAFKPWGTGARACIGRQFALHEATLVLGLLLRRYDLKPDPDYRLRVAERLTVIPEGLRLHLERRSPGEELAAA
- a CDS encoding TetR/AcrR family transcriptional regulator, with translation MAAKEGERTRRRLSTGERREQLLSVGARLFSESPYDEVWIEQVAEIAGVSRGLLYHYFPTKRDFFAAVVERESERMMRMTAAVPGVPAREQLDANLDAFLAYVEEHAHGYRAFHRADASGDQAVRKVYQRALATQERQILEALEVDPEFGRLSEERPELRLAVRGWLAFTTAVCLEWLRGSDLSREQVRDLCARALLGTLAL
- a CDS encoding DUF3626 domain-containing protein, which produces MVDDPDSAHTKALRHVAALSAGPAVPPDLRVTLNFHPDRTVRELPLLRALAQDGFYRSQFVTGTSNGGLTARPGGDRWRWESRMFAEAYDSSPAHQRPVYGALNFRRQVVGAAPRFGSSHFRLSGAALARATFCYPDSAAEPDHFGVATGMSLVALAEADTQDALNDYIEAQVHGPVALARDVEALVLDASYRGTPVEEAARALPVPLEWHPGYRLSVRELRRHADYRGPETVELGARISEDGRLDPRIIGDAARTGRHELQDLKLVWHCLARFGAPEGAGTARCA